Proteins from a genomic interval of Lolium perenne isolate Kyuss_39 chromosome 1, Kyuss_2.0, whole genome shotgun sequence:
- the LOC127348442 gene encoding norbelladine synthase: MKGSQSHEFETDVPASELWEVYGTLRVGELVPELLPHIFAKAELASGDGDVGTIWRLTFAPGIPGLETYTEKLTKVDNENYIKEAESIDGDILKLGFLYYMVRCEIIGKGLTSSVIRSTIEYEIDDGHPELEAMVSTAILAAVAESLSGYIKMEKMAHSSS; the protein is encoded by the exons ATGAAGGGAAGCCAGAGTCATGAGTTCGAGACTGATGTCCCAGCCTCTGAGCTATGGGAAGTATATGGCACGCTTCGTGTGGGAGAGTTGGTGCCTGAATTGCTTCCGCACATCTTCGCAAAGGCTGAGCTCGCCAGTGGAGATGGTGATGTCGGCACAATTTGGCGGCTGACATTTGCTCCAG GCATTCCTGGGCTAGAGACCTACACGGAGAAACTTACCAAAGTTGACAATGAAAACTACATCAAGGAAGCAGAGTCAATCGACGGAGACATTCTGAAGCTCGGGTTCCTCTACTACATGGTCAGGTGTGAGATCATTGGGAAAGGGCTCACGTCTTCGGTGATAAGATCAACTATTGAGTATGAGATCGATGATGGCCATCCCGAGCTTGAAGCTATGGTCAGTACTGCAATTTTGGCTGCAGTGGCTGAATCTTTGTCAGGCTATATCAAGATGGAGAAGATGGCTCACAGTAGTTCTTGA
- the LOC127299563 gene encoding large ribosomal subunit protein eL21x/eL21w translates to MPAGHGLRSRTRDLFARGFRKKGYIPLTTYLRTYKVGEHVDVKVNGAVHKGMPHKFYHGRTGRVWNVTKRAIGVEINKQVGNRIIKKRIHVRVEHVQPSRCAEEFRLRIAQNDKLKAEAKARGEVISTKRQPLGPKPGFMVEGTTIETVTPIPYDVVNDLKGGY, encoded by the exons ATGCCGGCCGGCCATGGTCTGCGGTCGCGGACGCGCGACCTGTTCGCGCGCGGGTTCAGGAAGAAGGGTTACATCCCGCTCACCACCTACCTGCGCACCTACAAGGTCGGGGAGCACGTCGACGTCAAGGTGAACGGCGCCGTCCACAAGGGCATGCCGCACAAGTTCTACCACGGCCGTACCGGACGCGTGTGGAACGTCACCAAGCGCGCCATCGGCGTCGAGATCAACAAGCAG GTTGGAAACCGCATTATCAAGAAAAGAATCCATGTCCGTGTCGAACATGTGCAGCCATCCAGGTGCGCTGAGGAGTTCCGCCTGAGGATTGCCCAGAACGACAAACTCAAGGCAGAGGCCAAGGCACGTGGGGAGGTTATCAGCACCAAGAGGCAGCCACTGGGCCCCAAACCTGGCTTCATGGTCGAGGGTACTACAATTGAGACGGTCACTCCCATTCCCTACGATGTGGTCAATGATCTCAAGGGTGGTTACTAG